One genomic region from Thermoleptolyngbya sichuanensis A183 encodes:
- a CDS encoding iron-containing alcohol dehydrogenase family protein, which yields MAKPSSPPTLITSMIAPAQVMRGQGAIAQAAEAIAQLGRRPVVIGGDRTLKGVRPRLQPVFKKHSLSATEASYGADCSEASLAKLREAIAQHGADFVIGVGGGKALDAAKLVAHQTSLPIVTIPTSGATCAAWTALSNVYSKAGAFLYDVGLPRCPDLLILDYDLVQTAAPRTLVAGIGDAIAKWYEASVSSGHSERTFLIAAVQQARVLRDILFQKSAEALRSPGSDTWQDVVDATVLLAGVIGGIGGAQCRTVAAHAVHNGLTHLPQSHGTLHGEKVAYGILVQLRLEEMVQGNRLASSARQQLLQFYDDIGLPRTLGDLGLGDITIAQLQHAAEVACADHSDIHRLPFAVTPAHLMAAMVSTTAPIADSWAQEAATARNLDDADRAPAQPSHPSSFLLPPVSAEVSE from the coding sequence ATGGCCAAACCCTCCTCGCCTCCGACGCTGATAACCTCCATGATTGCCCCGGCACAGGTCATGCGCGGGCAGGGGGCGATCGCCCAGGCGGCAGAGGCGATCGCGCAGTTGGGGCGGCGGCCCGTGGTGATTGGGGGCGATCGCACGCTGAAGGGAGTGCGGCCGCGGCTCCAGCCCGTGTTCAAAAAGCATTCGCTGAGCGCAACAGAGGCAAGCTACGGGGCAGATTGCAGCGAGGCTTCACTGGCCAAGCTGCGGGAGGCGATCGCCCAGCACGGTGCAGATTTCGTCATCGGCGTGGGCGGCGGCAAGGCGCTGGATGCGGCCAAGCTGGTGGCACATCAAACCAGCCTGCCAATCGTCACAATTCCCACCTCTGGTGCCACCTGTGCGGCTTGGACGGCGCTGTCCAACGTGTATTCCAAGGCGGGGGCATTTCTCTACGACGTGGGGCTGCCCCGCTGTCCTGATTTGCTGATTTTGGATTATGACCTGGTACAGACGGCGGCCCCGCGCACGCTAGTTGCGGGCATTGGCGATGCGATCGCCAAGTGGTACGAAGCCTCGGTCAGCAGCGGTCATTCGGAGCGCACGTTTCTCATTGCCGCCGTGCAGCAGGCGCGGGTGCTGCGCGACATCCTCTTCCAAAAGTCGGCCGAAGCGCTGCGATCGCCCGGTAGCGACACCTGGCAGGACGTGGTAGACGCAACGGTGCTGCTGGCGGGCGTGATCGGCGGCATCGGCGGGGCCCAGTGTCGCACGGTGGCGGCCCACGCGGTTCACAACGGGCTGACCCATTTACCTCAGAGCCACGGCACGCTGCACGGCGAAAAAGTTGCCTACGGCATTCTGGTGCAACTGCGGCTGGAGGAAATGGTGCAGGGCAACCGCCTCGCCAGCAGCGCCCGCCAGCAGCTTCTCCAGTTTTATGACGACATCGGCCTGCCCAGGACGCTGGGTGATCTGGGCCTCGGCGATATCACAATCGCTCAGTTGCAGCACGCAGCCGAAGTCGCTTGTGCAGACCATTCCGATATTCACCGCCTGCCCTTTGCCGTTACCCCAGCGCACCTGATGGCGGCGATGGTGTCCACCACAGCGCCCATTGCCGATAGCTGGGCCCAGGAGGCGGCCACAGCGCGAAACCTGGACGACGCTGATCGCGCTCCGGCTCAGCCTTCCCATCCGTCTTCTTTCCTCCTCCCCCCCGTGTCTGCGGAGGTGTCGGAATGA
- a CDS encoding Ycf51 family protein — protein MPTPAEFLTATQWAGLITLVAGAIAALGFLFQWGIRFRFVGITGFMAVLTVGLFALSLMPITRVEIPGAVRFSTVYDSGSTQVVIAVPPDLTREQLTATLQQAANDLFSPGRLGRSGENQMTIRARTVTHPQEGLTQLVYLGQVKRSLFDRNDDKMEISIF, from the coding sequence ATGCCAACACCTGCTGAATTTTTGACGGCGACCCAGTGGGCGGGACTCATTACCCTGGTGGCGGGGGCGATCGCCGCCCTCGGCTTCCTGTTCCAGTGGGGCATCCGCTTCCGGTTTGTGGGCATCACCGGGTTTATGGCTGTGCTAACGGTGGGGCTATTTGCGCTCAGCCTGATGCCGATTACCCGCGTGGAAATTCCGGGTGCGGTGCGCTTTTCGACGGTTTATGACTCTGGCTCCACCCAGGTCGTGATTGCGGTTCCCCCCGATCTCACCAGAGAGCAACTCACCGCCACGCTCCAGCAGGCCGCCAACGACCTCTTTTCACCCGGCCGCCTGGGCCGCAGCGGCGAAAACCAGATGACCATCCGCGCCCGCACCGTCACCCACCCCCAGGAAGGGCTGACCCAGTTGGTATACCTGGGCCAGGTCAAGCGCTCCCTGTTCGATCGCAACGACGATAAGATGGAAATCTCTATTTTTTAA
- a CDS encoding alpha-E domain-containing protein, with translation MLSRVADSIYWLNRYIERAENVARFVDVNLNLLLDSPVGVAQQWEPLVLTTGDLTLFKENYGAATADNVIRFLTFDAKYPNSILSCLQMARENARSVRESISSEMWEQVNDFYLMVKDACQRPDDLDLSDFFSQVKMSSHLFAGVMNATMSHNEGWHFGRIGRMIERADKTARILDVKYFILLPSVKDVGTPLDELQWIALLKSASGYEMYRKRQHRITPQDVVNFLVLDREFPRSIQFCLLEAERSLHQITGSSRGVWRNPAERALGKLRSELDYITVEEITQRGLHEFLDDLETALNDIGRKIRETFFALEVV, from the coding sequence ATGCTCAGCCGCGTTGCCGATTCCATCTACTGGCTTAACCGCTATATCGAGCGGGCCGAAAACGTCGCCCGATTTGTAGACGTGAACCTGAACCTGCTGCTGGATTCGCCCGTGGGCGTGGCCCAGCAGTGGGAGCCGCTGGTGCTGACGACGGGCGACCTGACGCTGTTCAAAGAGAACTATGGCGCAGCGACGGCAGACAACGTGATTCGCTTCCTTACCTTTGATGCCAAATACCCCAACTCCATCCTGTCGTGCCTGCAAATGGCCCGAGAAAACGCGCGATCGGTGCGGGAGAGCATTTCCTCGGAAATGTGGGAGCAGGTCAACGATTTTTATCTCATGGTGAAAGATGCCTGCCAGCGCCCTGATGACTTGGACTTGTCGGACTTTTTCTCGCAGGTAAAGATGTCGAGTCACCTGTTTGCAGGCGTGATGAACGCTACTATGTCGCACAACGAGGGCTGGCACTTTGGGCGGATTGGGCGGATGATCGAGCGGGCAGACAAGACCGCGCGGATTTTGGACGTGAAGTATTTCATCCTGCTGCCCTCAGTCAAAGACGTGGGCACGCCGCTGGACGAGTTGCAGTGGATCGCGCTGCTGAAATCAGCCAGCGGCTATGAGATGTATCGCAAGCGGCAGCACCGCATCACGCCGCAGGATGTGGTGAACTTTTTGGTGCTGGATCGGGAGTTTCCCCGGTCGATCCAGTTTTGCCTGCTAGAAGCCGAGCGATCGCTCCACCAGATTACGGGCAGTTCTCGCGGTGTATGGCGCAACCCAGCAGAACGGGCCCTGGGAAAACTGCGCTCCGAACTGGACTACATTACCGTTGAAGAGATCACCCAGCGTGGGCTGCACGAGTTTCTCGACGACCTGGAAACTGCGTTGAACGACATTGGCAGGAAAATCCGCGAGACGTTCTTTGCGCTGGAAGTGGTCTAG